The DNA window TCACGACGAGTTACAGCGGCCTGTTCAAGTCATTCTTCGATGTGCTCGACAACCGCTCACTCACCGATATGCCCGTGCTCATCGGAGCCACGGCCGGCACCGCACGGCATTCCCTCGCCCTGGACTACGCGCTTCGTCCCATGTTCACCTACCTGCATGCCGTCGTCGTCCCGACGAGCGTGTTTGCGGCATCGGAGGCCTGGGGGAGCGGCGCAGACACGGTGAAGACCCTGCCCGACCGGATCGACCGGGCAGCGAGCGAGCTCGTGCCACTCGTCGCGGCATCCGATCGCTCAGGACAGGTCCGCGACCCCTTCGGATTCGACGCATCGCTGAGTCC is part of the Mycetocola zhujimingii genome and encodes:
- a CDS encoding FMN reductase, producing the protein MTTRKLAVVSAGLSQPSSTRMLADRLTDATVARLKEQGVEVEVTTVELRDVATDVMNNMLTGFASPKLEAVIDAVTGADGLIAVTPIFTTSYSGLFKSFFDVLDNRSLTDMPVLIGATAGTARHSLALDYALRPMFTYLHAVVVPTSVFAASEAWGSGADTVKTLPDRIDRAASELVPLVAASDRSGQVRDPFGFDASLSPVGGFQPS